GGTGTTTCCTGGTGATGTTGAAATGCACCATTTATCTCGTGCGTCTTTTAAGCCATAAATGGTTGTTAAGCACGAGCCCACTTTTATCCCGAGAGCTACTCCACAATGCCCCTGCCGCTCCTCCCTTTTTACCTAAAATCTAAAAAATGCACGCGCATCATTTAGACGGAACGAGCGGCCGGCTCCTGGCCGCTCGATCCCGCCCTGAATCGCCGCACGTGTCCAACTTTCGTAGGCTATGATTTTCCCCGAGTTTCCCATTCTACCCCTTCGCCGACACGTTCCCCTCTTCCTCGCCCGACGCCACCGACCACTCGCTCCCCACTCGcccccgatctctctctctctcttgcacgacGCCCCTgctcgcctctctctctcttgcgCGACGCCGGCcaccagtcgcctctctctctcgcgcgcgacgCCGCTCTCTCCCCGTTGatgcgccctctctctccctctcgccggCATCTTGCTCCGCACCGCCGCTCACTGCTCCCCACCACCCTGGTTCACACAAAGCTGCCATTTTTATTCGCCGGCGATGCGCTGTTGGGCGAGGAGCTGGATCCACATGCGCTGGTCCTCGATCTGCTTGTGGATAGGCGTGAGGAGTCGCTGAAGCGGAGCCCGAGCAGCGTCGGCGCGGGCGTGAAGACGACGGCGGGAGGAGGTGGAGCCCGAGCGGGAGGATCTGGAGCCGCATCTCAAGTATTGAAGCTACCTCGGCGACGCAACGACGCTTGATGTGGAGCGGCGCCTGAGCCGCGGAGTCGGCGGTCATATCCATGGCGACGGCGATGCCGCCAAAGGTACTCTTCCTCCTCTGGTTCAATTCAACCCCTTTCTTTCATGGATTAAAGCATGGAGTACATTCAGTTCAGCCCCTTGCACTGATTTGGAGGTAGCAGTAGCAATAGCACTGATTTGCAGTGATTTAGAGTAGTTGCAGTAAATCTGAATTACTCCAGTGTGCAGATTTGCAGTAAACTTGAATTACACTAGTGTGGATTTGCACTGATTTGGAGTAGCTTTGATGCAGTAGGCCTGCTTATTTGATCTACAGTTGGGAAGGAGATTAATAGGCCTGCTTATTTGAAGATTTATAGTTGCACAGGAGCATTCAATTAGTTGGCATACTCATCATTTCTACTTGCACAAACTGTATCCAATTAATTGACATCCTCAGCCACAAGAGTAGCTATTTTTTAGTCCCATCTTCAAATTTTTGAGGGTTGCCCAAGAGTATCAAATGACTTGGCACCCTCAGCCTTTCTAGTTGCACAGGAGTATTTAATTAGTTGGCATCTTGAGCATTTTCTAGTTACACAATAACACCTAACTAGTTGACATCCTCAGCCTTTCTAGTTGCACAAGAGTAACTACTTTTAGTTGGCATCCTCTGCATTCTGTAGTTGCATAACTAACATAATATCAAGTTGGCATCATCAACCTTTTTTATCCAGTTTTTTCTGAAGAAGAACAAATATTTTGTATGCAGTGTTAACTAATCACCTTCGGCACCTTTTGTTTGCAAAACCTTAGGTGATCACGTCGGAATGTGATCACTTTTGACACCGTTTTCTGATGACAGGAAATAGAATTTCATCTTCTTTTCTGTTTCATTTTTAATATATAATACATCCTATAGAACATATTCCCCCTATTGCAATTTGTGTGAGACAAGACTACTTGTATGCTCGTTTTTAATACTGTTCTTGTGCTTTTTCTAGTCTCGTTTTTAATACTTTTAATACAGAAAATAGAATTTCATCTTCTTTGCTGCACAAATTTGCAGCAAAAGTTGGCTTTGGATACAAGTTTAGCTGCACAATTATATGTTTATATTTGCACAAACAACAAATCCAGTCTTTTTCTATGGGAGAGAAGTGAAGTGGTGGTTGGTAGTGGTCGGCTCGTCACCTGGCGGATCTGGGAGCGATCGCTCGCGCGATCGAACGGCCACGGGCCGGCCGCCCGTTTCGGTCAGTTAGTGGCCGGCCACTTTTTAGACTTTAGGTTTTCTATTTCATATAGTCCGTGGTGTTGGTTGAACACATTTTTTGCAGGAAAAGATAGACTGAATGTAGTGTCTGCAAATAGAAGCTCATATTTGTGCCAACTAAACATGGATCCAAAACCATCTTTTCCTGCAATGTGTGCAACCAACAACCAAAAGACTAGAACAAATGGACTCCAGTCTGGGCTGTTTTGTTGCACACATTTGCATAAAAAGGTTGGCTTGGACCCATGCTTAGTTGCATAAATATGTTCTTCTTTTTGCAGAAAAGTACACCCAGTCCATCTTTTTAGTCTGGGATTTTTCTTTTGCACACATGCCGCAGGAAAGTTGGTTTTGGACCAATATTTTAGTTACACAAATATGTGCTTCTTTTTGCACAAACAGTACACCTAGTCCATCTTTCTAGTCTGGGCCATCATACAGTTGAGATTAGTACTTTTTCTGGAGAACTCAATGCAGCTAGTATTTTCAACAACATCAGCGTCATTTTTATAAACTCGGTTTTTGGTTTGGTGACGGTGTGATGATTTTTTTTCTCTCGTCATGCAAGTGTTGAATAACTATTTTTCTGACTTGGTATCCTCAAGATTTCTTGTTGCACAAGAGTATCTATTTAGTTGGCATCCTCAGCATTTCTAGTTTCAAGGAACAATATACAACTAGTTGACATCCTCAGTTTTTCTAGTTGCACAATAGTATATAATTTAGTCCCATCTCCAAAAAAATTGAGGGTTGCCAAAGAGTATCTTTGGCACCCTCAGACTTTATACTTGCACAGTAGTATCCAATTAGTTGGCATCCTCAGCAATTCTAGTCACACAATACTTTTCTAACTAGTTGACATACTCAAGACTTTTTCTAGTTGCACAAGAATATGTATTTAGTTGGCATCCTTAGCATTTCTAGTTGCACAATACTTTTCTAACTAGTTGACATACTCAAGACTTTTTCTAGTTGCACAAGAGTATGTATTTAGTTGGCATCCTTAGCATTTCTAGTTGCACAGAGAACATAATACTGTGTTGGCATCCTACAATTTATACAGTACCTACAATTTATTGAACATTTTTTCTATCTACAATGTGCAGGTCTATGATTCAGACAGTAGCTACATGAAAAGAAGGGCATGATTTTCTGCAGATCAATGCAAGTGAACATATCAAGCAAGGTCTGCTACAGCAACTTCAAAGATAGAAGCAAAATCAGATTTCAACTATAATTGTCTATAGCTATTTTAGTTAGATTTGCACATTTAGATCAACGGTTTGATGGCAGTGTGTTTCAAATTTGTGATGGCAGTGTGTGAACCTATTTTCTAAGAACTATATTTGCAGATTGTTTTTTATTAGAACATATCGTATATCGCTCGTCATCGTATATTGTTTGTCTTCTTCCAGATTTTTCAAGTTCCTGCCAAGGTTGCACAGTTTTGACCCATTTTATATTCCCAGTTTCACAGTTCCTGCTTATAGTTGGATTCTAGAACGGGGTTAGTTGCACAAAATAGGTTTAGTGTTGTATAATCTATTGAGTTGGCACACAACACTCATTCAGTTGACTATCTTATTTGGCTTAGTTGCACGAAAGCAATCTACTGGTTGAACAGTTTTTCCGCAAACACACTATGCAAGATTCATTTGATTTTTGACAACCAAATACATGAGTTCTTGCCAAAGTTGCACAATTCTGACACTTTTATATTTCCAGTTGCACAGTGCCTCCTCATAGTTGGATGCTACAACTGGGTTAGTTGCACAAGAAAAAGTTTAGAGTTGCATAATCTGTTGAGTTGGCACACATCACTCATTCGGTTGGCTATCTTATTTGGCTTAGTTGCACGAAAGCAACCTACTGTTGCACGGTTTTTCCTCAAACACACTATGCACGATTCATTTGATTTTTGACAACCAAATATACAAGTCAAAGATGTGTGCAAGGAAATCACTACAAGGAGCAAGATATACAAAAGAGAATTCGAAGAAGATGGGCAAGTCTTCTCACCTCTGGATCCTAGAGGTAGGTTTTCTTTTTCGTCCCTCCTCTCTTCTGATCTGGCTTTTTCTGGTCTTCTCTCTGATTTCTAAgccctcttctcttctcttgttCTTTTGTTCTGGCGATGAAGGTCCTGCAAACTGGGCAGATCCTTCtttcgtgaggaagaagaagatcctGCCTGGTCTTTGATCTACTTTTTTTATTGTCTTTTTTGTGATCTCTAAGCCTCTTCTCTTCTCTTATTTGTTCCTGGGAGCCGCCATGTTGTCCTTCTCTCCTAGCGATGAAGGATTCTGCAACCTGGGCAGATCCTTCtttcgtgaggaagaagaagatagccAGGGCGCAGTTGGTGGGCGGGGCATGGTTTGGCGAGGAGGGTGCACGTGATCCGTCGGCTAGCTGGCGGGCGGGGCAGTTCCCTTTTTCGCTCCGATGGGCGGGGACCAGGTGGACCATTTGGGCGGGCGGCGGGCGGTTCCCTTTTCGTTCGGGCGGGCGGGACCAGGTGGACCACGTGGGCGAGCGGGGGACTGTTTTCTCTTTCGCTCGAGGGGGGACCAGGTGGTTTCTTTTTTCGGGTGGCCGCTGGCTAGCGATCCCAGGGCGGCCGGCCGCCCACTAGACGCGTCCCCCTTTTTATCCCATGCAATGGAAGCCAAGGGAACGCGAATAGTGCGCTAGAAACGCGACGCGGAAAACCAAACACGTTTccatccatggaagctcatgttacacaTTTTCCGGCGAGACGTCAAATTATGTGGTGCTCCAGCACCAATGACTGACGCAAAAAGGATGGGTGAATTTGTGTAGGAGTAAATCCCAAGGATAAAAACCACGTGTCCTTTCGACAATGGGAGGGGAGGAGTGCCCCTTCAACCAAAGGAACGAGCCTCCGGTGCAGTGGAACTCGCTCTCTCCGGCTCAACCCACCAGATTTTTCCAAGTCCAAACCTCGTGCAAATTTTACTTGGCGTCTCCGTATCTCCAAAATGCTCTACACTGGTGCAGAATGGGCTGGGTCGCCGGGCATCAGTGTTTGTTTGTAATAACTGGGAGTGGCCAACAGACTTGAACGCCACTCCGTTTTCATTTCTGAAAGGGAAATTGGGGGAAAGGCGTGGGCCGTGCTCATGGGGTCCAAGTCATCCGTGTCCAAGCGAACCTAACTTGCGCAATGTAGACACGCCGGGAACCAACGGTGATAGTCAAATTGCGTTCGGTTTCGGAGTATTACTCAAAGCGCACTAGCACGGCGCCCAGCGTTATCCCCCGTCGTCTCGTCTATATATACCCGCCCTCCTGCCAGATTGTAAAGGTCGTGAAACacagcgagcaagagcaatagcaagagcaagaacaagaataTATCCATCCATACAGCAGCGAGCCTTTCTCCGTGAGGTCCATTGCAATCCAGAAACCTTCAAGTATGGGCAGATCTGCAATTTCTCAGGCCCTCCCGGTGCACCAGGAGGACGAAGGCCTGTTCGAGACCTCGTCATCCTTCTCCTGCGACTCCGACGACGAGGCCCAGTTCTCGGACGGCGAGGACCAGTTTGTGCCGGCTTCCCCGCCGGTGCGGAGACTCAACTCTGACAGCGTCTACGATCTGTCGTCCATCAAGGCTGAGCTCTCCGCCAAGTAAGTCTTTCAGGAAACACCTTTCTTCATATATCATCAGCACAGCAGCAAAAGGGAGGTGTCCTGACCGTGATGTTCTTCTCTTTGCAGGAAAGGAGGGTTGTCCAAGTACTACCACGGAAAGTCCCAGTCGTTCGCGTGCATGTCCGAGGTGAGGTGCCTGGAGGATCTGCCCAAGAAGAGCCCCTACAAGAAGATCAAGTCATGCAGGAGCAACATCAATCTAGACGGAAACCAGAGAGATTGCCCCGTAACTGGTTCTAACAACAGCAAAGGAATCGCCAAGCAGAGCTCTGCGAGTTCCTGCGCGAATCTGATGATGGCGCGGACCAGCAGCGCCAACATGCTCTACAGGCCTCCGGCGATCCCTGTTAACAAGAGCGCGTGCCACCAGTAGGGCTCGCAGCTGCCTGGAAATGTCCGTCCATGGCTGGCCTCGCGCCTCTTCTTTGTTCCTTGATGAGGATTTTTCTTGGCGGGCGTATTAGCCTGTCAAATGTAAAGAGGCTTTTGATTCTCTCATGTTCAGGAAGATATTGATTGATTCAGTGTGTAAATAGAGAGACCGGTTGTATACCAAACATTTTTTTTACTGCAGTGGCTGATTAGCAAAATTCTCCGAGATCCGAATTCTGAGATCTTATAACTATCCTGGTTAttctgtttttgaaaaaaaaatgggaCAAAGGCATAAGCCGTGCTCATCAGGTCCAAGTCATCGGTGTCCAGCAAACCTAACCTGTGCAATGTGGAGATGTCCCAATCGAAGCTGCAGAAAGAGTCTAGTTTGCACAAGGTTGGGTCTTGACCCTCGTTACTCCAAGTGAATCGCCGATTCTACACGTGAATTTCCTTGAGCCCACCCTCCGACAAGGGGTCATGGAATAATTTGATGATCGTTCTCCTATTGAAGCTTAACTTATTCTTGTCTCTCGCCCGGTGTATGTGATTGAAATCACCGCATACCAACCAACCCTCGCCGGGCTGTGGTTTTAGCGTGAGGAGCTCGGTGTAGAAAGCCTCTTTTTGATTGATGGTCGTTGGGTCATAAACCGTGGTTAGCCAGAAACTCTCATTCGAAGCCTGAATCATCACCTTAAGAGATAGGCAGAACTCCCTGATCACGAAATCAATGCACCCCAAACTTGTTGCCATCCCATAACCAAAGGATGCCTCCTCTGGTTCCCAAAGCTGGTGGTTGAGCGAAATTTTGCAGCCTATAACCACCGAAGAAAGATGCGGTGAATTGATCAATGTTGGCCAATTTGGATTCTTAAGGACACGCGATATGACACTGGGAAGCAGAGATGGTCTCATGGACAGTGGCACGCTCTTTCATCTTCCCTCTTAGATCATTGCCCGCTCCTGTtgtctcaagatattggacccaaacgCCCTAAAAGCTTCCAGTTTGAGAATTTCTGGATTACTATACCTGGGTTCCAACtgttagggaacgttgcagaaaacaaaaaaattcctacggtttcaccaagatccatctatgagttcatctagcaacgagtgatcggattgcatctacatacctttgtagatcacgcgcggaagcgtttaaagaatggggatgaggaagtcgtacttgacgtgatccaaatcaccggagatcctagcgccgaacggacggcacctccgcgttcaacacacgtacggtcagcgtgacgtctcctccttcttgatccagcaaggggggaggagaggttgatgaagatccagcagcacgacggcatggtggtggatgcagcagtcaccgcagcagggcttcgccgttcttctgcgagagggagagggaggcgccaagagtcaagggtgcggctgcccctccctccccccctttatataggctccccaagggggggcgccggccctaggagatgggatctcctagggggggcgccggccctaggagatgggatctcctagggggggcgccggccctaggagatgggatctcctagggggggcggcggccaagggtggagtggcccccaaggcaagtggggcgcccccccccaccctagggtttccaaccctaggcgcagggggtgggccaaggggggcgcaccagcccactatgggctggttcccctccccacttcagcccatggggccctccgggatgggtggtcccatCCGATCGACCcctgggacccatccggtggtcctggtacaataccggtgactccCGAAACtcacccgatggccgaaactgcactttctatatataattcttcacctccggaccattccggaactcctcgtgacatccgggatctcatccgggactccgaacaactttcgggttactgcatattcatatctctacaaccctagcgtcaccgaaccttaagtgtgtagaccctacgggttcgggagacatgtagacatgaccgagatggctctccggtcaataaccaacagcgggatctggatacccatgttggctcccacatgctcctcgatgatctcatcggatgaaccatgatgtcgaggattcaagcaaccctgtatacaattccctttgtcaatcggtatgttacttgcccgagattcgatcgtcggtatcccaatacctcgttcaatctcgttaccggcaagtcactttactcgtaccgtaatgcatgatcccgtgaccagacacttggtcactctgagctcattatgatgatgcattactgagtgggcccagagatacctctccgtcatacggagtgacaaatcccagtcttgatccgtg
The Triticum dicoccoides isolate Atlit2015 ecotype Zavitan chromosome 3A, WEW_v2.0, whole genome shotgun sequence genome window above contains:
- the LOC119268900 gene encoding uncharacterized protein LOC119268900, which translates into the protein MGRSAISQALPVHQEDEGLFETSSSFSCDSDDEAQFSDGEDQFVPASPPVRRLNSDSVYDLSSIKAELSAKKGGLSKYYHGKSQSFACMSEVRCLEDLPKKSPYKKIKSCRSNINLDGNQRDCPVTGSNNSKGIAKQSSASSCANLMMARTSSANMLYRPPAIPVNKSACHQ